A part of Maridesulfovibrio hydrothermalis AM13 = DSM 14728 genomic DNA contains:
- a CDS encoding esterase/lipase family protein — MIKLLATTIVTLFAAAPAALILFAALFNWKIIKNKPLKQNLQELGCAAASSVASLFIAITTRPFTCLDKLPLPEKNGDTLPILMVHGLYHNKAAWFIMKYRLSMQGFSNLNTWQYNSFTTSYPELVLELRREILKLQKKQNRKVMLIGHSLGGLLISGAASDPEIEKLTAGIITIATPFKGSMLAVTAPGRLGKSLHPQSALFISENKIHFPEHIRKTAIISPTDEMVLPWENLEPDHEQWTIKRSPALGHVAMLYSRRVARIVAETIREIKNESAA; from the coding sequence ATGATTAAACTGCTTGCAACTACGATAGTAACTCTCTTTGCCGCCGCACCTGCCGCGCTTATTCTTTTTGCGGCACTTTTCAATTGGAAAATAATCAAGAACAAACCCTTGAAACAAAATCTGCAAGAACTCGGCTGCGCTGCCGCTTCCAGCGTAGCCAGTCTTTTTATTGCCATCACCACCCGCCCTTTTACCTGCCTCGACAAACTTCCCCTGCCCGAAAAGAATGGGGACACACTCCCTATACTCATGGTTCACGGCCTGTATCACAATAAAGCAGCCTGGTTTATCATGAAATACAGGCTAAGCATGCAGGGATTCAGCAATCTGAACACATGGCAATACAACAGCTTTACCACCTCATATCCGGAACTGGTGCTGGAACTTCGAAGGGAAATCTTAAAACTCCAGAAGAAACAGAATCGCAAAGTCATGCTTATAGGTCACAGTCTGGGCGGACTGCTTATTTCCGGAGCGGCAAGCGATCCGGAAATCGAAAAGCTCACTGCCGGAATCATCACCATAGCAACTCCTTTCAAAGGAAGTATGCTTGCGGTGACAGCCCCGGGACGACTCGGCAAAAGCCTTCACCCGCAGAGTGCTCTTTTTATAAGCGAGAACAAAATACACTTTCCCGAGCACATCAGGAAAACGGCTATAATCTCACCAACGGATGAAATGGTTCTGCCGTGGGAGAACCTTGAACCGGATCATGAACAATGGACTATTAAACGTTCCCCCGCGCTAGGGCACGTAGCAATGCTCTACAGCCGCAGAGTAGCCAGAATTGTGGCGGAAACAATCAGAGAAATTAAAAATGAAAGTGCTGCATAA
- a CDS encoding substrate-binding periplasmic protein, which produces MVHPHSIASAGQVVKVGFDHLPPWITVQDGKLQGVDYELLNSMFDGMGLKAEFVPMNFGEILNGLKSGQIDMAASLLFREERDSYIRFISPPYCTKSTICFYALKGTGVAVDKYSDTAGLRVGTTEGARYFPAFDLDDRMIKVPYPALKDVFKALVDGKIDLAICGRSAAEYYIDKLEAGAQVKTCKFMYAAKLMPVYIGISRKSALVDRADEMGSLMRELQKSGEMDKIAAKYSVVVH; this is translated from the coding sequence ATGGTTCATCCACATAGTATAGCCAGTGCCGGACAGGTCGTTAAAGTCGGGTTCGATCACCTTCCGCCGTGGATTACGGTGCAGGATGGCAAGTTACAGGGTGTGGATTATGAACTGCTTAATTCCATGTTTGACGGTATGGGGCTTAAAGCTGAATTTGTTCCTATGAATTTTGGCGAAATTTTAAACGGGCTTAAGTCCGGGCAGATTGATATGGCTGCCAGTTTGCTTTTCAGGGAAGAGCGGGACTCGTATATTAGATTTATTTCCCCTCCTTATTGTACAAAGTCTACGATCTGCTTCTACGCCTTAAAGGGGACGGGGGTGGCTGTTGATAAATATAGTGATACCGCCGGATTACGGGTTGGAACGACCGAAGGAGCAAGGTATTTCCCCGCTTTCGACCTTGATGATCGTATGATTAAAGTGCCATATCCTGCGCTGAAAGATGTTTTTAAGGCTCTTGTAGACGGTAAGATTGACCTTGCTATATGCGGCAGGTCTGCAGCTGAATACTATATTGATAAACTTGAAGCTGGTGCGCAGGTGAAGACATGTAAATTTATGTACGCGGCTAAACTGATGCCAGTATATATAGGCATATCCCGCAAGTCTGCACTCGTCGACAGGGCAGACGAGATGGGAAGTTTAATGCGTGAATTACAGAAATCGGGAGAGATGGATAAGATTGCTGCAAAGTATTCAGTAGTGGTGCATTAG
- a CDS encoding chemotaxis protein CheX: protein MKVEFAKPFIKAAVDVLSMMAMVTPVPGKPYVKKGKTAVGDVTGLVGITGDMNGTISISFTKNCAVTIVKNMLGDDIQDIIQDVQDAVGEITNMVSGQARAGLAEQGLSFSGSTPSVIMGDNHTIAHIATTPVMAIPFTTDAGEFTIEFCFE, encoded by the coding sequence ATGAAAGTGGAATTTGCTAAACCGTTTATCAAGGCAGCTGTAGACGTGCTGTCTATGATGGCTATGGTTACTCCGGTACCCGGAAAGCCTTACGTAAAGAAAGGTAAAACCGCCGTGGGCGATGTTACCGGACTTGTAGGAATTACCGGGGATATGAATGGAACTATTTCTATTTCATTTACCAAAAACTGTGCGGTAACCATCGTCAAAAACATGCTTGGTGATGATATTCAGGATATTATCCAAGATGTGCAGGACGCTGTGGGGGAAATCACTAATATGGTTTCCGGGCAGGCCCGTGCGGGACTGGCAGAGCAGGGGCTTTCTTTTTCAGGCTCTACTCCTTCTGTCATTATGGGGGATAACCACACTATCGCGCATATTGCTACAACTCCCGTTATGGCTATCCCTTTCACTACTGATGCTGGTGAATTTACCATTGAATTTTGCTTTGAGTAA
- a CDS encoding HD-GYP domain-containing protein, producing the protein MNNAAAQHDIGSEEFLQISANITSTFGNKLPVTLCIYDNEVERVVPLYEQGVRLSDKKTEIMNAHCNEGNLFISKTDYTGLAGHISKNLGALLTEHYLDEAAAAEIFYEGVLEKVRAFYANPIGETLDEIKTVLAIYSEYVWIDQNRWAYFFNTLKRENDLCCHVVNTLFVGTAIYLKTVHKQGEKLDLSPIALGLILHDLGMTQMPAALTGKKGPFLYKERMRMQEHVDIAEKMLNRLDIKDEVIKACIFDHHERLDGSGYPKGRRGDAITIEARVCSIADAFCAMISERWQRAAINPILAAIILSESKKQFDPALTTSLISFIIANNPEMKALITDKAKMKQLRAIALQKCAQ; encoded by the coding sequence ATGAATAACGCAGCAGCACAACATGATATTGGCTCTGAAGAATTTTTACAGATCAGCGCGAATATAACCAGCACCTTCGGCAATAAGCTGCCCGTCACATTATGCATCTATGATAATGAAGTAGAAAGAGTTGTCCCTCTATATGAGCAGGGAGTAAGACTTTCTGACAAAAAAACAGAGATAATGAACGCGCATTGCAATGAAGGCAACCTATTTATTTCAAAGACAGATTACACAGGACTAGCCGGGCATATCAGTAAAAACCTTGGCGCACTCCTGACCGAGCATTACCTTGATGAAGCTGCTGCCGCTGAAATTTTCTATGAGGGCGTGCTTGAAAAAGTCAGAGCGTTCTATGCTAACCCTATAGGCGAAACACTTGATGAAATAAAAACAGTGCTTGCAATATACAGTGAATACGTATGGATTGATCAAAATAGATGGGCATACTTCTTTAACACCCTGAAAAGAGAAAATGATCTCTGTTGCCATGTTGTAAATACTTTGTTTGTAGGAACTGCTATCTACCTGAAAACTGTTCATAAACAAGGCGAAAAGCTGGATCTAAGCCCTATAGCACTCGGGCTGATTCTGCACGACCTAGGTATGACTCAGATGCCGGCAGCATTAACGGGTAAAAAAGGACCTTTTCTTTATAAAGAAAGAATGCGTATGCAAGAACATGTAGACATTGCAGAAAAAATGCTAAATCGACTCGATATCAAAGATGAAGTTATTAAGGCTTGCATTTTTGATCACCATGAAAGACTTGACGGCAGCGGATACCCCAAGGGCAGACGTGGCGATGCCATCACCATCGAAGCAAGAGTCTGCTCAATAGCCGATGCCTTTTGCGCCATGATATCTGAAAGGTGGCAACGAGCAGCCATCAATCCTATTCTGGCCGCTATAATTCTGTCCGAAAGTAAAAAACAATTCGACCCGGCACTGACCACTTCACTAATCTCATTCATCATTGCAAATAACCCTGAGATGAAAGCACTGATAACAGACAAAGCAAAAATGAAACAACTGAGAGCCATTGCCTTGCAGAAATGTGCTCAATAA
- a CDS encoding chloride channel protein produces MFKLANGHSPARLKNFLHKRSPSKNAMLILAAIIIGIGSALAAVALNSALEFLTLLRRTHSDHWWIFIIPAIGAAAAVILSRNILKESGGHGVGEVIAKVGLKQGILRPVSMISALITSLLTIASGGSAGPEAPVVVSGSSMGSNLSRALKMGGQSRMTLIGCGAAGSISAIFNAPVTGMIFAVEIILGEWTPYHLIPIAISSVVATQTSRLLEGNVIPFSQQFPPMGFADLGASILLAVLAALVSVFFVRSIRQVGSACSAFTNVAWIKAGVGGLSVGIIGMAFPLAIGEGYSSIKMAIHGTLPAGITVVAVMVAARIATTSLTLGSGGLGGIFAPCLVIGSLFGTFFYRAISHIIPPQWLTGETSYALLGMAGVVSGVMQAPLTSVFLVLEITNGYQAVMHIMIVTFLASMLTHAFEPSSFYFKDLVEKGQLLRPKTDAKILSDIDPESLVRKELTQVCPSMPVSDFLKVLTSTSQTHIPIIDSTTKQFKGMIDVASARSSILDPEQLHSNIGEVAVDKNTPLIDLTMEAAEILEIMNRSGKRTLPVMKEGDFVGFITKEDILSAYRGEMKSYGTCDNLF; encoded by the coding sequence ATGTTCAAGCTGGCAAACGGGCACAGCCCGGCAAGGCTTAAAAACTTTCTGCACAAACGATCACCTTCTAAAAATGCCATGTTGATTCTGGCGGCAATAATTATTGGGATAGGTTCCGCTTTGGCCGCAGTAGCTTTGAACAGCGCTCTGGAATTTCTGACTCTCCTGCGCCGTACCCACTCCGACCATTGGTGGATATTTATTATTCCAGCCATAGGAGCTGCGGCAGCAGTCATTCTCAGTAGAAATATTTTAAAAGAGTCCGGCGGACACGGTGTCGGAGAAGTTATTGCCAAAGTAGGACTCAAGCAAGGTATACTGCGTCCGGTATCAATGATCAGCGCGCTCATTACCAGTTTATTGACTATTGCCAGCGGCGGCTCAGCCGGACCGGAAGCCCCGGTGGTTGTCAGCGGATCATCCATGGGTTCCAACCTTTCGCGAGCCTTGAAAATGGGAGGCCAGTCACGCATGACACTCATCGGCTGCGGTGCGGCTGGATCTATTTCCGCCATATTCAACGCTCCGGTGACAGGTATGATTTTCGCGGTTGAAATAATTCTGGGTGAATGGACTCCCTACCACCTTATCCCAATTGCTATATCCTCGGTAGTTGCCACCCAGACCTCACGCCTGCTGGAAGGAAATGTAATCCCTTTCAGCCAGCAATTCCCCCCGATGGGCTTTGCCGATTTAGGAGCATCAATACTGCTGGCCGTACTGGCAGCTCTTGTCTCGGTATTTTTCGTACGGTCCATCAGACAGGTCGGATCGGCATGCTCTGCCTTTACCAATGTCGCATGGATAAAAGCAGGCGTAGGCGGACTTTCAGTGGGCATAATAGGCATGGCCTTCCCGCTGGCTATAGGTGAAGGATATTCTTCTATAAAAATGGCTATTCATGGGACATTACCCGCTGGAATCACTGTCGTGGCAGTCATGGTGGCTGCAAGAATTGCTACAACTTCACTGACTTTAGGCAGTGGAGGACTGGGGGGAATATTTGCCCCCTGTTTGGTAATCGGATCATTATTCGGAACTTTTTTTTACCGCGCCATTTCCCATATTATCCCGCCGCAATGGTTGACAGGGGAAACTTCATACGCCCTGCTGGGTATGGCCGGAGTAGTCAGCGGAGTAATGCAGGCACCATTGACCAGTGTATTTCTGGTTCTGGAAATAACCAACGGCTATCAGGCGGTGATGCATATTATGATTGTAACCTTTCTGGCATCAATGCTCACCCACGCTTTTGAACCATCTTCATTTTACTTTAAAGATCTGGTGGAAAAGGGACAGCTGCTACGCCCTAAAACTGATGCAAAAATACTTTCTGACATTGATCCTGAAAGCCTTGTGCGCAAAGAGCTTACACAGGTCTGCCCTAGCATGCCGGTCAGTGATTTCCTGAAAGTGCTGACCAGTACCAGTCAAACACATATCCCTATCATTGACAGCACAACCAAACAGTTCAAAGGAATGATAGACGTGGCTTCAGCGCGTTCATCAATTCTGGATCCGGAACAGCTGCACAGCAACATTGGTGAAGTCGCGGTAGACAAAAATACCCCGCTAATTGACTTGACTATGGAAGCAGCGGAGATTTTGGAAATTATGAATCGCAGTGGTAAAAGAACGCTTCCGGTTATGAAAGAAGGAGACTTTGTAGGCTTCATAACAAAAGAAGACATCCTCTCAGCCTATCGGGGCGAAATGAAATCCTACGGAACATGTGATAATCTCTTCTAA
- a CDS encoding HEAT repeat domain-containing protein, with protein sequence MSMLAGFREKPFLDKISILNEVATGKDAAELEGLLDLFQTPLDDTSVDYMVVTALNGVLSSDEQSAVKQLESADEKLKVLCIRLCGEFKFKSSVPELLKIAEGTDDADLLFEVLTSLSKIGGTEAIELFRSNIDNDDDLVVVMSIEMLGELKDEQAIDGLKAIVLRNNEDDRYEVCDLTTWKAVEALAEIGTDAALDFIVENIHHRNPTVRRVATDSLCSLGGAAVPYLKKVISPDSDKDDMILAANVLGFIGDKDGLDVLMDAVEKQYSTDSSVKYAIYEAIGRIGTMKGVISLIDGLNDEDELIIVAVLTGLDSLVNPGVIKKMVEIISEGGSKAGKILRGIVTARAVNIFAGLYSEGKIGRFLMNAVVASKDMVVHEAFRLKLVEIGGDEAQADIARLPEHVSGEGKRALAVDDSKSMLALYRSILTSAGYEPVVAENGQEAYELVENGDEFDVIITDMNMPVMDGMEFVSKLRQTAGFEDLPVIMVTTESEGSQKELAQKTGVTDFITKPFTADQLKSKIEEYVS encoded by the coding sequence ATGTCTATGTTAGCTGGGTTCAGAGAAAAACCTTTTTTGGATAAAATCAGCATTCTTAATGAGGTCGCCACCGGGAAAGACGCGGCTGAGCTTGAAGGGTTGCTTGACTTATTTCAAACTCCCCTTGATGACACCTCTGTTGACTATATGGTTGTTACAGCCTTGAACGGAGTTTTATCATCTGATGAGCAAAGTGCTGTGAAGCAGCTTGAAAGTGCTGATGAGAAACTGAAAGTTTTGTGTATCAGGCTTTGCGGGGAGTTCAAATTTAAAAGTTCAGTTCCGGAGCTGTTGAAAATTGCTGAGGGAACTGACGATGCCGATTTGCTTTTTGAAGTTCTTACTTCTCTTTCAAAAATAGGAGGCACGGAAGCTATTGAGCTTTTCCGTTCCAATATTGATAATGATGATGACCTCGTCGTGGTCATGTCAATAGAGATGCTTGGAGAGTTGAAAGATGAGCAGGCAATTGATGGACTTAAAGCGATTGTTCTGCGCAACAATGAAGATGACAGGTATGAGGTCTGTGACCTGACGACTTGGAAAGCTGTAGAAGCTTTAGCTGAAATTGGAACCGATGCTGCTCTGGATTTTATTGTTGAAAATATACATCATAGAAACCCCACGGTACGCAGAGTTGCAACGGACTCTCTTTGTTCTCTCGGAGGGGCGGCTGTCCCTTATCTCAAAAAAGTAATCAGCCCGGATTCTGACAAGGACGACATGATCCTTGCCGCTAACGTGCTAGGTTTCATTGGTGATAAGGACGGTCTTGATGTGCTTATGGATGCTGTTGAGAAGCAATACTCGACGGATTCAAGCGTAAAATACGCAATTTATGAAGCCATCGGCCGTATCGGGACGATGAAGGGTGTGATCAGCCTTATTGACGGGCTAAATGATGAGGATGAACTTATCATCGTTGCGGTTCTGACTGGTCTTGATTCTCTGGTCAACCCCGGAGTGATCAAAAAAATGGTTGAAATTATCAGTGAAGGCGGAAGCAAAGCCGGTAAAATTCTCCGAGGCATTGTTACTGCCAGAGCCGTAAATATCTTTGCAGGTCTTTATTCCGAAGGTAAGATCGGGCGTTTTCTTATGAACGCGGTTGTTGCCTCCAAAGATATGGTTGTCCATGAAGCATTCCGTTTAAAGCTTGTTGAAATAGGCGGAGATGAAGCACAGGCAGACATCGCCAGATTGCCTGAACACGTTTCAGGTGAAGGTAAAAGAGCTCTTGCTGTTGATGACTCCAAGTCTATGCTTGCTCTTTACCGCAGCATTCTGACCAGTGCCGGTTATGAACCTGTTGTCGCTGAAAATGGTCAGGAAGCATATGAACTCGTAGAAAACGGTGATGAGTTTGATGTCATCATTACTGATATGAATATGCCCGTCATGGATGGTATGGAGTTTGTCTCCAAGTTGAGACAGACTGCCGGATTTGAAGATCTTCCGGTAATTATGGTTACTACTGAATCAGAAGGATCACAAAAAGAACTGGCTCAGAAAACCGGCGTTACCGATTTCATTACCAAGCCTTTTACCGCAGATCAGTTGAAGTCAAAAATTGAAGAATACGTCTCGTAA
- a CDS encoding DUF1786 domain-containing protein — protein sequence MSRKILSLDIGSGTQDVLYYIEGVEIENCFKFVLPSPARVVGEKIKEHTRNGRDIYLTGKNMGGGFARSVFPHIDAGYKVYAHPRAALALGDDLVRLEGKGIILSDSLPADCVPVHQCDFDPGWWRCFLAAAGLEYPDLVTASVQDHGYHPGKSNRMGRFSLWNRLLLENDGRPESLLFNEIPEEFTRLAELQESIGGGPVSDTGAAAVLGALFVDEIMEHSFKQGICLINVGNSHTISFLLYKGAVYGVYEHHTGNMTPDKLWKDSQLFRKGKLSFEDVFDDWGHGCLTLDLPEEAGTFTPTYVMGPKRGLLTGFPVEFPSPGGDMMLAGCFGLIKGLKLKSET from the coding sequence TTGAGTCGTAAAATACTTAGTCTTGATATCGGTAGCGGAACTCAGGATGTTCTTTATTATATTGAAGGGGTGGAGATAGAGAATTGTTTTAAGTTTGTTCTTCCGTCTCCGGCCCGCGTGGTAGGGGAGAAGATAAAAGAGCACACCCGTAACGGTAGGGATATCTATCTGACCGGCAAAAATATGGGCGGTGGTTTTGCCCGCTCAGTATTTCCTCATATTGATGCGGGGTATAAGGTATATGCCCATCCACGCGCGGCTCTGGCTCTGGGGGATGATCTTGTCCGGCTGGAGGGTAAAGGGATTATCTTGAGTGATTCACTTCCGGCGGACTGTGTTCCTGTTCATCAATGTGACTTTGATCCCGGCTGGTGGAGATGTTTTCTTGCCGCAGCTGGGCTTGAGTATCCCGACCTTGTTACAGCGTCTGTACAGGATCACGGTTATCATCCCGGCAAGAGTAACAGGATGGGCCGCTTCAGTCTCTGGAACAGACTGCTGCTTGAAAATGACGGTCGCCCTGAAAGCCTGCTTTTTAATGAGATCCCCGAAGAGTTCACCCGTCTGGCTGAACTTCAAGAATCCATAGGGGGCGGTCCAGTTTCAGACACCGGAGCCGCAGCGGTACTTGGCGCATTATTCGTTGATGAAATTATGGAGCACAGTTTTAAGCAGGGTATCTGTCTGATTAATGTAGGCAATAGCCATACTATTTCTTTTTTACTCTACAAAGGAGCTGTGTACGGGGTTTATGAACATCATACCGGCAATATGACCCCTGATAAACTGTGGAAAGATTCCCAGCTGTTCCGTAAAGGTAAGCTCTCTTTTGAGGATGTGTTTGATGACTGGGGGCATGGCTGTCTGACCCTTGACCTTCCGGAGGAAGCCGGAACCTTTACTCCTACTTATGTAATGGGGCCGAAGCGTGGTCTGCTGACCGGTTTTCCTGTTGAATTTCCTTCGCCGGGTGGAGATATGATGCTTGCCGGTTGTTTCGGTCTTATAAAAGGGTTGAAATTAAAAAGTGAGACGTAG